A genomic stretch from Streptomyces venezuelae ATCC 10712 includes:
- a CDS encoding SDR family oxidoreductase has protein sequence MGNFLTGKVVAVTGAGRGIGRAVALACAAQGAKVVVNDYGVSIEGGEPTSEIALSVVKEIEAAGGAAVAVADDISTMTGGQRVVDTALAEYGRLDGVVCVAGILRERMLFNMSEEEWDPVVATHLKGTFTVFRAASAVMRRQGSGTLIGFTSGNHQGSVAQANYSAAKGGIISLVRSAALGLHKYGVTANAVAPVARTRMSANVPMELKEIGEPEDVAALVVYLLSERAREEKITGQVYTIAGPKIAVWAQPRELRAGYAEGGAWTPERIADFLPGTVGTDPMPMLARLEEMARAAAAGDRPNASKENGS, from the coding sequence GTGGGGAACTTCTTGACTGGCAAGGTCGTCGCCGTCACGGGCGCGGGGCGGGGCATCGGCCGCGCCGTCGCCCTCGCGTGCGCGGCGCAGGGCGCGAAGGTCGTCGTCAACGACTACGGCGTGTCGATCGAGGGCGGCGAGCCGACCTCCGAGATCGCGCTCTCCGTGGTGAAGGAGATCGAGGCGGCGGGCGGCGCGGCCGTCGCCGTCGCCGACGACATCTCCACGATGACCGGCGGGCAGCGGGTCGTCGACACCGCCCTCGCCGAGTACGGGCGCCTCGACGGCGTCGTGTGCGTGGCGGGCATCCTGCGCGAGCGGATGCTCTTCAACATGTCCGAGGAGGAGTGGGACCCGGTCGTCGCGACCCACCTGAAAGGCACGTTCACCGTCTTCCGGGCGGCCTCGGCGGTGATGCGCCGCCAGGGGAGCGGAACCCTCATCGGCTTCACGAGCGGCAACCACCAGGGGTCGGTGGCCCAGGCCAACTACTCCGCCGCGAAGGGCGGGATCATCTCCCTCGTACGGTCGGCGGCCCTCGGCCTCCACAAGTACGGCGTGACCGCCAACGCGGTGGCGCCCGTGGCGCGGACCCGCATGTCCGCGAACGTCCCCATGGAACTCAAGGAGATCGGCGAGCCGGAGGACGTGGCGGCGCTCGTCGTCTACCTGCTCTCCGAGCGGGCCCGCGAAGAGAAGATCACCGGCCAGGTCTACACGATCGCCGGCCCGAAGATCGCCGTCTGGGCGCAGCCCAGGGAACTGCGCGCCGGATACGCCGAGGGCGGCGCGTGGACCCCCGAACGGATCGCGGACTTCCTGCCCGGGACGGTCGGCACCGACCCGATGCCGATGCTGGCGCGACTCGAAGAGATGGCCCGGGCCGCGGCCGCCGGCGACCGCCCCAACGCGAGCAAGGAGAACGGCTCATGA
- a CDS encoding Zn-dependent alcohol dehydrogenase, with amino-acid sequence MRGVVFDGERVRVVDDLEVRDPGPGEVLVGIAAAGLCHSDLSVVDGTIPFPPPVVLGHEGAGVVEAVGPGVTHVAPGDHVALSTLANCGACADCDRGRPTMCRKAIGMPGQPFSRGGKPLYQFASNSSFAERTVVKAVQAVKIPQDIPLTSAALMGCGVLTGVGAVLNRAKVGRGETVVVIGTGGIGLNVLQGARIAGAPTIVAVDTNPAKEEVARLFGANHFLTSADGVREILPTGADHVFECVGHTGLVRTAIDLLDRHGQAVLLGMTSPKAEASFPPAAMFLDKSILGCRYGSSRPQRDIPLYAELYRSGALLLDELVTTTYGVEDFEKAAADAKSGKVARGVLTF; translated from the coding sequence ATGAGAGGCGTCGTGTTCGACGGGGAGCGGGTCCGGGTCGTCGACGACCTGGAGGTGCGGGACCCCGGCCCCGGCGAGGTGCTCGTCGGCATCGCGGCCGCCGGGCTCTGCCACAGCGACCTGTCCGTCGTCGACGGCACCATCCCCTTCCCGCCGCCCGTCGTCCTCGGGCACGAGGGCGCGGGCGTGGTCGAGGCCGTCGGCCCCGGAGTCACCCACGTCGCCCCCGGCGACCACGTGGCCCTCTCCACCCTCGCGAACTGCGGCGCGTGCGCCGACTGCGACCGGGGGCGGCCCACGATGTGCCGGAAGGCCATCGGGATGCCCGGGCAGCCCTTCTCACGGGGCGGGAAGCCGCTCTACCAGTTCGCCTCCAACTCGTCCTTCGCCGAGCGGACCGTCGTCAAAGCCGTCCAGGCGGTGAAGATCCCCCAGGACATCCCGCTGACCTCCGCCGCCCTCATGGGCTGCGGCGTCCTCACCGGCGTCGGAGCCGTCCTGAACCGGGCCAAGGTCGGCCGGGGCGAGACCGTCGTCGTCATCGGCACCGGCGGGATCGGGCTCAACGTCCTCCAGGGCGCCCGGATCGCGGGCGCGCCGACGATCGTGGCCGTGGACACGAACCCGGCCAAGGAAGAGGTCGCCCGGTTGTTCGGCGCGAACCACTTCCTGACCTCGGCGGACGGCGTACGGGAGATCCTGCCGACCGGCGCGGACCACGTCTTCGAATGCGTGGGCCACACCGGCCTGGTCCGCACCGCCATCGACCTCCTGGACCGGCACGGCCAGGCGGTCCTCCTCGGCATGACGTCGCCGAAGGCGGAGGCGAGTTTCCCGCCGGCCGCGATGTTCCTCGACAAGTCGATCCTGGGCTGCCGCTACGGCTCGTCCCGCCCCCAACGCGACATCCCGCTGTACGCGGAGCTGTACCGGTCCGGGGCGCTGCTGCTGGACGAGCTGGTGACGACGACGTACGGGGTGGAGGACTTCGAGAAGGCGGCGGCGGACGCGAAGTCGGGCAAGGTGGCCCGGGGGGTCCTGACGTTCTGA